The following proteins are co-located in the Engraulis encrasicolus isolate BLACKSEA-1 chromosome 2, IST_EnEncr_1.0, whole genome shotgun sequence genome:
- the pheta2 gene encoding sesquipedalian-1, with translation MKIHEKLLTHYLYCPSPVDKEGYLYKKRERTSSYHRRWFVLKGNLLFYQERPADRHLLGVIVLEGCAVQLNPLEGRCCFSLVFTGGPGLRTYRLAADDCPSQESWVQALHVAGHACLSLLVKELGSLYEEVKRASGESGQSSSVAIRPLSQSMATFNSYYVQDKGAAVRDPWAQSSGSRTFPGPPVNMRTPNKREPKLWPKRNAHVTPLNGPVPNYGEWPLVGSDTLEDFGKLHEYFGSEIRQLRADWLKRKHEEMGHIEEDLIDLG, from the exons ATGAAGATCCATGAGAAACTTTTAACTCACTACCTGTACTGCCCTTCACCTGTCGACAAAGAAGGATATCTCTATAAAAAG AGGGAGCGCACCAGCTCCTACCACCGCCGTTGGTTCGTGCTAAAGGGCAACCTGCTGTTCTATCAGGAGCGGCCCGCTGATCGCCACTTGCTGGGCGTCATCGTGCTGGAGGGCTGTGCGGTGCAGCTGAACCCCTTGGAGGGCCGCTGTTGCTTCTCGCTGGTGTTCACTGGCGGCCCCGGGCTTAGGACTTATCGGCTCGCGGCCGACGACTGCCCCAGTCAGGAGAGCTGGGTGCAGGCCCTGCACGTTGCCGGCCACGCCTGCCTCTCACTGCTGGTCAAGGAGCTGGGCAGCCTGTACGAAG AAGTGAAGAGAGCCTCTGGCGAATCTGGTCAGTCCTCCTCCGTGGCAATCAGGCCTCTGAGCCAATCGATGGCCACGTTCAACTCCTATTACGTGCAGGATAAAGGGGCAGCCGTGAGGGACCCGTGGGCCCAAAGCAGTGGCAGCCGCACGTTCCCGGGCCCGCCAGTCAACATGAGGACCCCCAACAAGAGAGAGCCCAAGCTGTGGCCCAAAAGAAACGCGCACGTCACCCCTCTGAACGGGCCCGTCCCCAACTACGGCGAGTGGCCTTTGGTGGGATCGGACACGTTGGAGGACTTCGGCAAACTGCACGAGTACTTTGGCAGCGAGATCAGGCAGCTGAGGGCGGACTGGCTAAAGAGGAAACATGAGGAGATGGGTCACATCGAGGAGGATCTGATCGATCTGGGATAA